CCCGCCTGGAAAGCGGCACCGATGGCGAATCCGTCCATGACACTGTGGCCCACGAGCCCCGATGCCGCCAACAACCCAACACCGGGTGCGTCCGCAATAACTGCGTCGTTCATCGTTTGACCGCGATGGATACCCACGGTGTGTTCGACGACGTGCAGCACGAGAAACCCGAGAACGAACGCCACGAGCGGAGCAGGAATCCCGCACCAGATCCAACCGCCGCCACGGCTCAGCGCTTCGGGCAGCAGGTCGAAGCCCACCGCGCCGAGCATCAGCCCGGCGGCCAAACCGAGCACGAGATATCGGTAGGAACCGATACGTAGCGCCGCGTAGCCGCCCAGCAACGTCGTGAGGAACGAACCGAAGGCCACCAGAACGGCCACCGCGCGGCCTACCTTTCCGCCGTCCACTCGGAGCAGCACGGCCTCAAGAGTATGGCGGCAACTCGGTTGAAGGAGAGCTGCTAGCCACCGTAGCTGGGACGCCCGAGCTTCAGCTCGTGCTGGGCGATCATGTTCCGGAAGACCTCCAGGGTGCCGCCGTAGATCCCGGCGGGCACGCCGTGGCGGAAGATGAACTCGACGGCACCGTCGTCCGCGGAACCCGTTGTGCCGGTGGGCAATGCCGATGCCGGCCCCAGCAGGTCCATCAATTCCGGCGAGACGTCGCGCATGGTCTGAATGAGCGCGACGCGTCCGTAGGTCCCGGGAGTCGACAGCGCCGCCTCGATGCGGGCCATGCAGCGACCGAGCCGGTACTTCGTCGACTCGTCGTCAATCGGGCGCCGCCCGTTGGCATCCGGCTTGGACAGGATCGCCGCGACTCCATCGGCCACCTCGGCCATCAGATGGCCGTGTTCCGACATCATCGAAACATTCTGCAGGCCATGGTCTTCGACCTCGGTAATGCCGTGCTCGGCGTCCAGGGCAAATCGCATCACCGTCCAGCCGCCATTGACCTCGCCTACGCGGTAGAGATCGTCGACCCGCACGTCGCTGTAATACACGATGTTGGTGCGGTCGCCGTCCAGCGTGCGGATGCCCTGAATCTCGATGCCCTCCGAATCCAGCGGCACCAGAAACATGGTCAGGCTCTTGTGTTTGCGCGCTTGCGGGTCGGTGTTGGTGAGCAGGAAGACGTACTTGGCGTTCTGCGCGTTCGAGGTGAACATCTTGGACCCATTGATAATCCAGCTCGATCCATCGGCTTCCCGCACGGCTCGCGTCTTGCAGGTCGCGACGTCCGAGCCGCCCTCGGGTTCGGTGTAACCCAGGCAGAGCCGGATCTCACCGGACAGCACGCCCGGCAGTACCGCCTCGACGAGTTCGGGCTTCCCGAATTGCTTGACCAAACGCGCGACGACCGCGGTGGTACCCCAGTGGAACCACGGCGTGTGGGCACGGCCGATCTCGAGATGGAAGATTCGCCGGCGCACCGGATCGAATCCCCCCTCGGACTCCTGCTTGAAATCCGATGTCAGATAACCCGCTTCGCCCAGCGCCAGATGCACTGGCTCACTGAAGTTTTCACCCGTCTCGCGATCACGCCGCAGCACCTCGTCGGTGACGTGCTCAGCGATGAACGCCCGGGTGTGGTCCAAGAATTCCTGGTCCTCGGGCGAGAGGTCGACGTAGGAGAAGTCCATTACGCCGCGTCGATTACCAGGGTGCGAAAACGATCAAGGGTCTCGAGCGCGTGCGCAATGCTGTCGCCGGGCAGGTGGACGCTGACCCAGGTGACCCCCAGCTTTGCCAGCTTGTCCAGGCCCTCGAGGTAGGCGTCGGCGTTGAACGCGTCGTCGGTCGGGCTACCGCCTTCGAAGCTGGTGAAGGTGATGTCGATCGCCGACCAGTCCCTGCCCTCGGCATCGCAGCGGCGCCGCAGATCGTCGATGCCGGCGGTGAGCTTGTCCAGCGAGTCGATGACCGCGGTGCCCGCGGTCTGCGCCAGCTGCGGTGGCGCGGGGAACGGACACCAGCCGTCGCCGTACTGCGCTACCCGCTGACGAGACGCCGTGGTGTTGCCGCCGATCCAGATCGGCGGGCTGCTCGGCGGCCGGGGGTGCGCGGTGATGCCGCGGGCGCTGAAATACTTTCCCGCAAACGTGATGTCGTCGCCGCTCCAGATCGCCCGGATCACTTGCAGGGATTCCTCGAACAGCTCGGCGCGCTCGTCGTAGCTGACACCTAGCGCCGCGAACTCACGCTTGAGGTAGCCGACGCCGACCGCGAGCGTGAAGCGGCCTCCGGAGAGCAGATCGAGGGTGGCGCCGGACTTGGCCACCACGAACGGGTTTCGATAGGGCAGCACCACGATGTTGGGGATCAGCCGCAGTGTCGATGTGGTGGCCGCCGCGAAACCCAGTGCGACAAAAGGATCCAGCGCGTCGTGACCGCCGGCTTCCAGCCAGCGCTGCGACGGCGCCGGATGATCGGTGAAACCGAATCCGTGGATGCCGGCTGCCTCGGTGGCCGCGGCCACCTTCCCGATGCCGTCCCCGCTGACCAGCTCCGGGTTGTAGGGGTGGCTGTGCATCGGGTGGGTGATCGTGAAACGCATCGGGATCCCCAGCCGTCAGAATCGCGCGCGCGAGTCGATCGCGGTGTCAGTGGTGCGCAGCGGCCGGATCAGCGCCTCCTGCGCGAAGGAGGCCAGCAGCTCGCCCTCCTGCGCGTGCACCGTGCCGCGCACGTACGACATGCCCGCGCCGACCTGGGTGCTCTCATGGGTGTAGAGCAGCCAGCCGGTCCAGTCCACCGGTTCGTGGAACGCCACCGAGATGCTCATCGGAGCGGTGGACACGGTCAGGTGCGCCTGGGCGGTGCCGATGCCTTCATGCGCGCGCATCGTGGTGGAGATCCCCAGATGTCCGGTGAAGTACGCCAGCAGCGCCTTGGCCAGATCGTCTCGGGTGGGAATCGGGTCGTAGTGCAGCCACGCGTGCAGCTCCGGCGGGCCGACCTCGTCGGGGCTGTTGACGTCGACGACGTCGACCAGCCGCAGCTCCCGGCCGACCATCGGCATCGGTGAGTGGTTGGCGTCGTCGGGAGCGGCCACGTCGGGCTTGGGCAGGTGGTGGCGGATGACGTCGTCGGTGGGGACGTCGGCCAGCACCGTGATGCTCAGGCAACGCCGCCCGTTCTGATGCACGGCGACCACGGCGGTCGCGGTGGACCGGCCCTCGGACACCACGTCGATGACGAGCTCGATCGGCGGGCCCACGACGACGGCACGCGAGAACACCGCGTGCGCCGAGCGCACCGACTTGTCCGGGAATCGTTTCGCCACCGCGACGATCGCCTGGGCCAGCACCTGAGTGCCCTCCACCACCTGGCGCTCGTCACCGACGGCGATGCCGGTTTGACCGGTGAACCGGTCGTCGTCCCCGTCGGACTGCACATCAAACAGATCCAGCAGGCCCGCAACCGTCCATTCAGTCTGCTCAGATTCCGTGGTCAAATCCGATCCACCTCTCGCGTTGGCAGCTTCCGGCTCAGCGTGACACTTTGAGTAGGATTTGTAAAGCTTGGCTAACAAGACTCCGGCGTGCACCGCGGCGGAGCCCGCACAGGCCACTGGAAACCGCAGAGAGGCAACGCAATTGGGCATCGTGACGAGCACATCAGAGACCGCGTTCACCCAGTCCGCAGAGACCGTGTACGACTTCGTCACCAACCCGGAGAACTGGACGAAGACCTATCCCGGCAGCGCGCACATCGGCAAACTGCCGCCGCTGCCGCTCAAGGTGGGCGACACCTGGGAGGAAGCGGGTCCCGACGGTGACCGGGTCTTCGGCTGGCAGCTGGCCGTCGCTGTTCGGCCCGTCCAGTTCGTGTTCACCTCGATCGGACGGCTGGGCCACGACCGCGAAGGTAACGGCGGCCTGGAGGGTCGCATCACGGTGTCTTACCGGTTCTCCAGGCCCGGCCAGGACGTCACGCTGTTTTCCCGCACCATGACCATTGAGGCGCCCAAGCACGCCCCGCTACCCGACAAGCTCTTCGAGCAGGCCAATCCGGCGCGGATCGACGAGTATCACGCGGCCGTCGCGCGGGAGCTCGCCCGGGCAGCAGATTGACACCAACGCCGCGATTGCATGACACTTCTGCGGTGTTTTGTAAAGGCTTGAGCCGATGATCCCCGAGGTACTGGTCAACGGGTTCTGCTTCGGCGAAGGCCCCCGCTGGTTCGAGGGCCTGCTGTGGTTCTCCGACATGCTCGGGGAAGCGGTGCACACCTCGACCCTGGGCGGCGCTCTCACCACGCTGCCGCTGCCCGGGCACTCGCCCTCGGGCCTGGGTTTTCGTCCCGACGGGTCGCTGCTGATCGCATCGGCCGAGGACCGGCGGGTGCTGCGCTACGACGGGGAAACCGTCGTGGAGATCGCCGATCTCACCGGACTGGTACCGGCCAACCTCGGCGACATGGTCGTCGACGACACCGGGCGCGCCTACGTCGGATCCCAGGCCCCCCGAACTGTCGGGGGCGGCGTGATCGTCCGTCTCGATCCCGACGACACGGCCACCATCGTCGCCTCAGACCTCGACTTCCCCAACGGAATGGTCATCACACCGGACCGCAAGACGCTGATCGTCGCCGAATCTACCGGCCGGCGGCTTACCGCGTTCACCATCGACGACGGCGGCGCGCTGCGCGATCGGCGGGTCTTCGCGGACGGCCTGGACGGACCGCCTGACGGCATCGCGCTGGACGCCGACGGCGGGGTGTGGACGTCGATGACGCTGGCGCACCAATTCGAGCGGATCGTCGAGGGCGGCGAAGTGACCGACCGCATCGACATGGGCGAACGGGTCGCCATCGCCTGCGCGCTCGGCGGCCCCGAGCGTCGCATCCTGTTTCTGCTGTCGAGCACCGACGCCTATCCTCAGCGGCTGGTGGGCACCAAACTCTCGCGGCTCGACGCCGTGCAGGTTGCCACGCCCGGCGCCGGGCTGCCCTGAGACACCCGAGAGGGAGATACGTGACCGACTCCTACTACGAGCTGATCGATGACGCCAGCACCCCCGGCGAAAAATACGAGGAGTGCGAGAAGTTCCGGGCAACGGACCTGTCCCGCGGCACCTGGTCGGCGGCGATCCAGCACGGCGGACCGGTGTCGTCGCTGCTGGTCCGAGGACTGGAACGCTGTGAGAAGCGCGACGACACCCGGCTGTCCCGGGTCGTGATCGACCTGCTCGGCGGGGTGCCGGCCGACGGCGACATCTGGGTGCGCTCCCAGGTGCAGCGCGGCGGCAAACAGATCGAGCTGGTCACCGCGGAGATGCTGGCGCCGGGCCCGGACGGCGGGCCGCGCCCGGTCGCGCGCGCCAGCGGTTGGCGACTGCAACAGCAGGACACCCAGGCCGTGGCTCACGCGGCGGCGGAGCTGCCCCGGCCGCGCGGCGAAGCCCGCAACCGCAACCTCAAGGCCAAGGAGTGGGACCGCAACTACGTGCACAGCCTTGAGTGGCTGTGGCTGACCGAGCCGCTGAAGCCCGGTCCGGGCGAGTCGTGGATCAAGCCGGAGGTCGACCTGGTCCAGGGCGAGACGATGACGCCGCTGGAGCGGTTGTTCGCGGTGGCCGACTGTGCCAACGGCATCGGCAGCAAGCTCGACATCACCAAGTGGACCTTCTTGAACACCGATCTGGCGGTGCACGTGTTCCGGGTTCCCGACGGGGACTGGGTCGGTATTCGTGCGGAGACCAGCTACGGGCCGGACGGCATCGGGACGACGATCGGCACGTTGTACGACGAGCAGGGCGCGGTCGGGGCCATCCAGCAGTCCGTGCTGGTGCGCCGGCGCCCGCCCAAGGCCTGACATGGGAGGGCATTGGGCGTGGCTAGTTCGGCAATACTTCGTAAAGTCTCAGATATGACCCAGCCAGCCGGGGCGACGACAGAGACCGAGACCGACACTTCGACGCGTCAGCGGATCCTGTCGGCGACTGCCGAGGTGCTGGGCCGCAACGGCAAAACCAAACTCAGCCTGTCCGAGGTCGCGACGCAGGCCGGGGTCTCGCGCCCCACGCTGTATCGCTGGTTCGCATCTAAGGAGGAGCTGCTGAGCGCGTTCGCGCAGTATGAGCGCCAGCTATTCGAAAGCGGATTGGTGCGGGCCACCGCGGGCCTCAAGGGTTACGACAAGCTCGACGCCGTGCTGCGATTCATCGTCGAGTACCAGCATTCTTACTCGGGCGTGCGCATGGTCGATGTCGAACCGGAGCACACGATTGCCGAGTTCGCCCACGTCATCCCGCAGATGCGCGACGGTCTGCAACGGCATCTGCCCGGACCCAACGCCGCGGTCAAGGCCGCGACCGTGATCCGGATCGCGATCTCGCACTACATCGTGCGCAGCGACGACGCCGAGCAGTTCCTGGCCCAGCTGCGGCACGCCGTCGGCATCAAACCCGTCGCCGATTAATCGAACAGCACCGCCGCGTTGAGGTAACCGGTCGGGTCCAGCGCGGCCTTGACCGATCGCATCGCAGCGATATCTGTTGATTGCCTTGACATTTCGAGGTAAGCCCGCTTGCGGCTGCCGACGCCGTGTTCGGAGCTGACGTTGCCCCCGCACTGCGCGATCAGGTCCATCATCGGCCCGTAGAGCGCCTTCTCCTGATCCAGCGGCACCCGCAACACGTTGAGGTGCAGGTTGCCCTCACCGACATGACCGAACAGCAGCGGCACGGCGTCGCTGACCCGATCGTTGATCAACGCGACCGCGTCCGCGGCGAATCCGGCGATGGCGGCCAACGGCAGCGACACGTCGAACTTCAGCGGCGGCCCGTACACGCCGAGCACCTCGGCCAGCGATTCTCGAACACGCCAGAGTCGTTGCTGGGCAGCAACATCCACGCCGACCGCGGGGTCCGCGGACAGCGGTGCATCGGCGAGCAGGTCGGCCAGCCGATCGGTCTGATCGTGGTCGGCCGCCAGCTCCACCAACAACAGCCAGTCCGCCTCGACCGGTGCAGCGATTCCGAGATGCTCGGCGGTCAGCCCGCCGGCCCGGCCGTCGATCAACTCGAGTGCGGCAATCCCGTCCACATCCCGGAAGGTGCGGCCGGTGCCGATCAGCGCCTCGAGATCGTCGAAGCCGCACACCGCGGTCACTCGATGTGACGGCGTCGGATGCAGCCGCAAATCCAGCGCGGTGATCACCCCGAGGGTGCCCTCGGCACCGACGAACAGCGCGGGCAGGTCGTATCCGGTGTTGTCGCTGCGCACCAGACTGTGCCGGCGCATCAGCGACCCGTCGGGCAGCGCCACGTCCAGGCCGACGATTTGCTCGCCCATGTTGCCGTACCGGACCGTGCGCAGTCCGCCCGCATTCGTCGAGGCCATGCCGCCGACCGTCGCGGTGTCGCGGGCGGCGAGGTCGACCCCGAACACCAGACCCGCCGCGGTCGCGGCGCGTTGCACGGCGGCCAGCGTGGCTCCGGCGCCGACCGCGATACGGCGCTCGACGGTGTCGACATCGCCTAGCGCACAAAGCCTTTCGGTGGACAGCAGCACGTCGTCGTGCTCCGGGACGGTACCTGCGACCAGCGAGGTGCGGCCGCCCTGCACGGTGACATGGGCCCCGGCGTCGCGGCACAACCGCAGTACCTCGGCGACCTGCTCGGCGGACTCCGGACGCACCAGCACACTGGCCTTGCCCCGATAGCGGCCGGTGTGGTCGACACTGCGCCCGGACAGCACGTCGGGGTCGGTGACCACGTGATTGGCTCCGACGATTCCCTTCAGGTCCTCAAGGCCTGGCATGTTCGCGGTTATAGCACCCCGGACGTGATACTGATCCAACGGTTCGGCCGAACACGCGAGGAGTGTGGGGTGGACAACCTCGAGGAAGTGGTCCGGGAACGCCGTTCGATCAGGATGTTTCTGCCGGATCGGCCGGTGGCCCGGGAATTGGTCGACAACGCGCTCGACTTGGCGATTCGCGCCCCGTCGAACTCGAACATTCAGCCCTGGCACCTGGTGTTCGCATCCGGCGCGGCCAGGGACCGGCTGGTGGCGGCGCTACTCGAGGCGGCACAGTCGGGCCCACCGAACGTCCCGGAACTGCCCGAGCATTTCAGTCACTTTCGCAGCGAAACGGGCAAAGTGGTCTACGGATCGATGGGCATCGCGCGCGACGACGCCGACGGCAGGCGCGCGGCGGTGCTGCGCAATTGGGAGTTCTTTCGCGCGCCGCTGGCGGCCATCGTCTGCTGGACCGCGAACTGGGGCTGGTCGACAGCCTTGGTGTCGGGATGTTCCTGCAGACGCTGGTGCTGGCGCTCACCGCCAGCGGATTGGGCACCTGCGTGCAGGTAGCGATCGCGGGCTATCCCGAGATCATCCACCAGCAGCTGGACATCCCTGAGCAGTTCACAATCCTGTGCGGCTTATCGGTCGGCTACCCGGATCCGGACTTTCCCGCCAACAAGATTCGCCTGGGCCGCGAACCAATCGAGAAGAACGTGGTGTTCGTCGAGGATTAGATATTCGCTGTGGCATTACGCTCGGCGCCGGCCAACGCCCCGCCGGCCGAACCCCTAGAACAAGTCCTTGTGGTTCACGTCGGTGATCAGCCCGCCGTCCATGATGAACTCGCTGCCGGTCGAGTAGGACGACTCGTCGCTGGCCAGGAACAGGATGAACGTCGCGACCTCCCGTACCTCCCCGGGCCGGCCAAGCGGGATGGTGACCATGTCCTCGGGCAGATGCTTGGTCATCGGGGTCTTGATGAAGCCGGGATGCACGGAGTTGACCCGGATGTTGTGGGGTGCCAGCTCGAGGGCGGCCGACTTGGCGAGGCCGCGCACTCCCCACTTGGACGCGACGTAGGGGTGCACCATGGGCGCACCGCGCAGGCCCTCGATCGAGGACACGTTGATGATCGAGCCGCCGCCGGCCGCGATCATCGGCTCGACGGCCACCCGCATGCCCAGGAAGGTCCCGGTCAGGTTGACGTCGATGACCTTCTGCCACTTGGCCAGGTCAAAGCTCTTGAGCGGGCCGAGCGCGACGGTGCCGGCGTTGTTGACCAGCACGTTGAGCTTGCCGAATTCACCGATCGCGGTGGCGACCGCGGCATCCCACTGGTCGGGCTGCGTCACGTCGAGGTGGACATAGCGAGCGGAGTCGCCGATCTCGTCCGCCAGCGCCTTGCCCTGGTCGTCGAGGATGTCGCCGATCACCACCTTGGCGCCCTCTTCGACGAGCAGGCGCGCGTCTTCGGCACCCATGCCACCCGCGGCGCCACTGATCAGTGCAA
The Mycobacterium sp. 050128 genome window above contains:
- a CDS encoding ZIP family metal transporter produces the protein MLLRVDGGKVGRAVAVLVAFGSFLTTLLGGYAALRIGSYRYLVLGLAAGLMLGAVGFDLLPEALSRGGGWIWCGIPAPLVAFVLGFLVLHVVEHTVGIHRGQTMNDAVIADAPGVGLLAASGLVGHSVMDGFAIGAAFQAGAGVGTVVAVAVIGHDFADGFNTYTVTSIYGNDRRRALTLLVADAVAPVVGAALTLMMTIPHRLLAVYLGFFAGFLMYLASADILPKAHTGHRTAATLACTLGGVLFMFAIVALAS
- a CDS encoding acyl-CoA dehydrogenase family protein, which produces MDFSYVDLSPEDQEFLDHTRAFIAEHVTDEVLRRDRETGENFSEPVHLALGEAGYLTSDFKQESEGGFDPVRRRIFHLEIGRAHTPWFHWGTTAVVARLVKQFGKPELVEAVLPGVLSGEIRLCLGYTEPEGGSDVATCKTRAVREADGSSWIINGSKMFTSNAQNAKYVFLLTNTDPQARKHKSLTMFLVPLDSEGIEIQGIRTLDGDRTNIVYYSDVRVDDLYRVGEVNGGWTVMRFALDAEHGITEVEDHGLQNVSMMSEHGHLMAEVADGVAAILSKPDANGRRPIDDESTKYRLGRCMARIEAALSTPGTYGRVALIQTMRDVSPELMDLLGPASALPTGTTGSADDGAVEFIFRHGVPAGIYGGTLEVFRNMIAQHELKLGRPSYGG
- a CDS encoding LLM class F420-dependent oxidoreductase, with the protein product MRFTITHPMHSHPYNPELVSGDGIGKVAAATEAAGIHGFGFTDHPAPSQRWLEAGGHDALDPFVALGFAAATTSTLRLIPNIVVLPYRNPFVVAKSGATLDLLSGGRFTLAVGVGYLKREFAALGVSYDERAELFEESLQVIRAIWSGDDITFAGKYFSARGITAHPRPPSSPPIWIGGNTTASRQRVAQYGDGWCPFPAPPQLAQTAGTAVIDSLDKLTAGIDDLRRRCDAEGRDWSAIDITFTSFEGGSPTDDAFNADAYLEGLDKLAKLGVTWVSVHLPGDSIAHALETLDRFRTLVIDAA
- a CDS encoding acyl-CoA thioesterase gives rise to the protein MTTESEQTEWTVAGLLDLFDVQSDGDDDRFTGQTGIAVGDERQVVEGTQVLAQAIVAVAKRFPDKSVRSAHAVFSRAVVVGPPIELVIDVVSEGRSTATAVVAVHQNGRRCLSITVLADVPTDDVIRHHLPKPDVAAPDDANHSPMPMVGRELRLVDVVDVNSPDEVGPPELHAWLHYDPIPTRDDLAKALLAYFTGHLGISTTMRAHEGIGTAQAHLTVSTAPMSISVAFHEPVDWTGWLLYTHESTQVGAGMSYVRGTVHAQEGELLASFAQEALIRPLRTTDTAIDSRARF
- a CDS encoding SRPBCC family protein produces the protein MGIVTSTSETAFTQSAETVYDFVTNPENWTKTYPGSAHIGKLPPLPLKVGDTWEEAGPDGDRVFGWQLAVAVRPVQFVFTSIGRLGHDREGNGGLEGRITVSYRFSRPGQDVTLFSRTMTIEAPKHAPLPDKLFEQANPARIDEYHAAVARELARAAD
- a CDS encoding SMP-30/gluconolactonase/LRE family protein, which produces MIPEVLVNGFCFGEGPRWFEGLLWFSDMLGEAVHTSTLGGALTTLPLPGHSPSGLGFRPDGSLLIASAEDRRVLRYDGETVVEIADLTGLVPANLGDMVVDDTGRAYVGSQAPRTVGGGVIVRLDPDDTATIVASDLDFPNGMVITPDRKTLIVAESTGRRLTAFTIDDGGALRDRRVFADGLDGPPDGIALDADGGVWTSMTLAHQFERIVEGGEVTDRIDMGERVAIACALGGPERRILFLLSSTDAYPQRLVGTKLSRLDAVQVATPGAGLP
- a CDS encoding thioesterase family protein; its protein translation is MTDSYYELIDDASTPGEKYEECEKFRATDLSRGTWSAAIQHGGPVSSLLVRGLERCEKRDDTRLSRVVIDLLGGVPADGDIWVRSQVQRGGKQIELVTAEMLAPGPDGGPRPVARASGWRLQQQDTQAVAHAAAELPRPRGEARNRNLKAKEWDRNYVHSLEWLWLTEPLKPGPGESWIKPEVDLVQGETMTPLERLFAVADCANGIGSKLDITKWTFLNTDLAVHVFRVPDGDWVGIRAETSYGPDGIGTTIGTLYDEQGAVGAIQQSVLVRRRPPKA
- a CDS encoding TetR/AcrR family transcriptional regulator, whose amino-acid sequence is MTQPAGATTETETDTSTRQRILSATAEVLGRNGKTKLSLSEVATQAGVSRPTLYRWFASKEELLSAFAQYERQLFESGLVRATAGLKGYDKLDAVLRFIVEYQHSYSGVRMVDVEPEHTIAEFAHVIPQMRDGLQRHLPGPNAAVKAATVIRIAISHYIVRSDDAEQFLAQLRHAVGIKPVAD
- a CDS encoding FAD-binding oxidoreductase; translation: MPGLEDLKGIVGANHVVTDPDVLSGRSVDHTGRYRGKASVLVRPESAEQVAEVLRLCRDAGAHVTVQGGRTSLVAGTVPEHDDVLLSTERLCALGDVDTVERRIAVGAGATLAAVQRAATAAGLVFGVDLAARDTATVGGMASTNAGGLRTVRYGNMGEQIVGLDVALPDGSLMRRHSLVRSDNTGYDLPALFVGAEGTLGVITALDLRLHPTPSHRVTAVCGFDDLEALIGTGRTFRDVDGIAALELIDGRAGGLTAEHLGIAAPVEADWLLLVELAADHDQTDRLADLLADAPLSADPAVGVDVAAQQRLWRVRESLAEVLGVYGPPLKFDVSLPLAAIAGFAADAVALINDRVSDAVPLLFGHVGEGNLHLNVLRVPLDQEKALYGPMMDLIAQCGGNVSSEHGVGSRKRAYLEMSRQSTDIAAMRSVKAALDPTGYLNAAVLFD
- a CDS encoding glucose 1-dehydrogenase, with protein sequence MGRVDGKVALISGAAGGMGAEDARLLVEEGAKVVIGDILDDQGKALADEIGDSARYVHLDVTQPDQWDAAVATAIGEFGKLNVLVNNAGTVALGPLKSFDLAKWQKVIDVNLTGTFLGMRVAVEPMIAAGGGSIINVSSIEGLRGAPMVHPYVASKWGVRGLAKSAALELAPHNIRVNSVHPGFIKTPMTKHLPEDMVTIPLGRPGEVREVATFILFLASDESSYSTGSEFIMDGGLITDVNHKDLF